In Serratia sp. FDAARGOS_506, a genomic segment contains:
- the dtpD gene encoding dipeptide permease DtpD: MKTPSQPRAIYYVVAIQIWEYFSFYGMRALLILYLTHQLGYTDSHAIDLYSAYASLVYVTPILGGWLADRLLGNRVAVIAGAALMTLGHIVLGLSAVSAQSLYLALAIIICGYGLFKSNISCLLGELYPAQDSRREGGFSLLYAAGNVGSILAPIACGLAAERYGWHVGFALAGIGMFAGLAIFLLGGRHFRHTRGVNAPLMRAKSLGLPHWGWLLAALLVSPLFFTLLFVRDWAGYLLGLVCVAAVVLVARIMLRADALQRRGLWQIVVLMLLGTLFWAFAQQGGSSISLFIDHFVDRRWFGWTVPTALFQSVNACAVMLGGVALAWLASGDGRGDRTLRIWCKFAFGLLLIGVGFTLMALNTRLHGPGSMGLMIAGLAVMGFAELFIDPVAMAQITRLNIPGATGVLTGIYMLATGSIANYLAGIIANQTAEDHIEGAAMQAYGRIFAQIGWGAAGCALAVIAVLGGWWLLTRRQARTVNA; the protein is encoded by the coding sequence ATGAAAACACCCTCACAGCCGCGCGCAATTTACTATGTCGTAGCCATACAAATTTGGGAGTATTTCAGCTTTTACGGCATGCGTGCGTTACTGATTCTCTATCTGACCCACCAACTCGGCTATACCGACAGCCACGCCATCGATCTCTACAGCGCCTACGCTTCGTTAGTTTACGTCACTCCTATTTTGGGCGGCTGGCTCGCCGACCGCCTGTTGGGCAACCGCGTCGCGGTGATCGCCGGCGCGGCGCTGATGACCCTGGGGCATATCGTGCTCGGCCTGAGTGCGGTCTCCGCCCAGTCACTCTATCTGGCGCTGGCCATCATCATCTGTGGCTATGGCCTGTTCAAATCCAATATCAGCTGCCTGTTGGGCGAGCTGTATCCGGCGCAGGACTCGCGCCGTGAAGGGGGGTTCTCGCTGCTGTACGCCGCCGGCAACGTCGGTTCCATTTTGGCGCCGATTGCCTGTGGGCTGGCGGCCGAGCGCTATGGCTGGCACGTCGGCTTTGCGTTGGCCGGGATCGGCATGTTCGCCGGCCTGGCGATCTTCCTGCTCGGCGGCCGCCACTTCCGCCATACCCGCGGCGTGAATGCCCCGCTGATGCGCGCCAAAAGCCTGGGCTTGCCGCACTGGGGCTGGCTGTTGGCGGCACTGCTGGTATCGCCACTGTTCTTCACGCTGCTGTTTGTACGCGACTGGGCCGGCTATTTGCTCGGGCTGGTGTGCGTGGCGGCGGTAGTGTTGGTGGCGCGCATTATGCTGCGTGCGGATGCCCTACAGCGACGAGGGCTTTGGCAGATCGTTGTGCTGATGCTGCTGGGCACGCTGTTCTGGGCTTTCGCCCAGCAGGGCGGCAGCTCCATCAGCCTGTTTATCGATCACTTCGTCGATCGGCGGTGGTTCGGCTGGACGGTGCCGACCGCGCTGTTCCAGTCGGTTAACGCCTGCGCGGTGATGCTGGGCGGCGTGGCGCTGGCATGGCTGGCGAGCGGCGACGGTAGGGGCGATCGCACGCTGCGCATCTGGTGCAAGTTCGCCTTCGGTCTGCTGTTGATCGGTGTCGGCTTTACGCTGATGGCGCTCAATACGCGGCTGCACGGGCCGGGTTCGATGGGGCTGATGATCGCCGGTCTGGCGGTGATGGGCTTCGCCGAACTGTTTATCGATCCGGTGGCGATGGCGCAGATCACCCGCCTGAATATCCCCGGCGCCACTGGCGTGCTGACCGGTATCTATATGCTGGCGACCGGCTCGATCGCCAACTACCTGGCGGGCATTATCGCCAATCAGACCGCCGAGGATCACATTGAGGGGGCGGCAATGCAGGCGTATGGCCGCATTTTCGCTCAGATCGGCTGGGGAGCGGCCGGATGCGCGCTGGCGGTGATCGCGGTGCTGGGCGGCTGGTGGTTGCTGACGCGGCGCCAGGCCCGGACGGTTAATGCTTGA
- the tilS gene encoding tRNA lysidine(34) synthetase TilS, with the protein MDTDQLTTRVADQLGAQQRLLVAFSGGLDSSVLLHVLAALRRQRPALQLRALHVHHGLSAFADRWVEHCRSRCADWQIPLTVTHVQVDAREGGIEAAARAARYAAFSAALTEGEALLTAQHLDDQSETFLLALKRGSGPAGLSAMAARAALGEHLLLRPLLGCSRQTLESYAQRHALIWIDDDSNQDTRFDRNFLRLQVLPQLNQRWPHFASAVARSASLCAEQEQLLDELLAEPLQSLLAADRSLAIDGLTDCSPVRRFALLRRWIALFNVTMPAREQLQRLWEEVALSREDAEPQLQLGTYQIRRFRGRLYLLPPLAVLRDVQLPWQPEEPLTLPDGLGRLIAGEGEQALRAPLRSQRVSIRFGGVQGTVRIVGRAHSRPIKKLWQELGIPPWQRERIPLIYYDEQLIAALGVFVCEAGLVPEGERPWRLHWEKNHNREE; encoded by the coding sequence ATGGATACTGATCAATTAACGACGCGGGTGGCGGACCAGTTGGGTGCGCAGCAGCGGCTGCTGGTGGCGTTCAGCGGCGGCCTGGATTCCAGCGTACTGCTGCATGTGCTGGCGGCGTTGCGCCGCCAGCGTCCGGCGCTGCAGCTGCGTGCGTTGCACGTGCACCACGGCCTGAGCGCCTTCGCCGACCGCTGGGTTGAGCATTGCCGCAGCCGCTGCGCCGACTGGCAGATCCCGTTGACGGTGACGCACGTGCAGGTGGATGCCCGCGAGGGCGGCATCGAAGCGGCGGCGCGTGCGGCGCGCTATGCCGCCTTCAGCGCCGCTCTGACGGAGGGGGAAGCGCTGCTCACCGCTCAACACCTCGACGATCAAAGCGAAACCTTCCTGTTGGCGCTCAAGCGCGGCAGCGGGCCGGCGGGACTGTCGGCGATGGCGGCGCGTGCGGCGCTGGGCGAGCACCTGTTGTTGCGGCCGCTGTTGGGCTGTTCGCGCCAAACGCTGGAAAGCTACGCGCAACGCCACGCCTTAATCTGGATAGATGACGACAGCAATCAGGACACGCGCTTCGATCGCAATTTCCTGCGGTTGCAGGTGCTGCCGCAGCTCAATCAACGCTGGCCGCACTTCGCCTCGGCGGTGGCGCGCAGCGCCAGCCTGTGCGCCGAGCAGGAGCAACTGCTGGACGAACTGCTGGCGGAACCGCTGCAAAGCCTGTTAGCGGCGGATCGCTCGTTGGCGATCGACGGCCTGACGGACTGTTCACCGGTGCGGCGTTTCGCTTTGCTGCGGCGCTGGATCGCGTTGTTTAACGTCACCATGCCGGCGCGTGAACAGCTGCAGCGCCTATGGGAAGAGGTGGCGCTCAGTCGGGAGGATGCCGAACCACAGCTGCAGCTCGGCACCTATCAGATTCGCCGTTTCCGCGGTCGATTGTACCTGTTGCCGCCGCTGGCGGTGCTGCGCGATGTACAGCTGCCCTGGCAGCCTGAAGAGCCGCTGACGTTGCCGGACGGGTTGGGTCGCCTGATCGCCGGTGAGGGCGAGCAGGCGCTGCGCGCGCCGCTGCGCTCGCAGAGGGTCAGCATTCGTTTTGGCGGCGTGCAGGGCACGGTGCGTATCGTGGGGCGCGCCCATTCACGACCGATAAAAAAACTGTGGCAGGAGCTGGGTATTCCGCCCTGGCAGCGTGAACG